A region from the Triticum aestivum cultivar Chinese Spring chromosome 3D, IWGSC CS RefSeq v2.1, whole genome shotgun sequence genome encodes:
- the LOC123075504 gene encoding putative glycine-rich cell wall structural protein 1 — protein MVGTKLLALGCVVLVSIGLANAARVARYSSASGVGTGGGEGGGSQGGAGSGSGSGTGSGVSSSSGTHASGGGGGGGGGGSEYGGAGSGSGSGSGSGSSQYSQGSSYPYGGGYGGYTSAGGAGGGGGGGQASGYHGSSAYGAGSGTGSGSATATNNWYGQGNNAYAGGNGGGNGGGTNGGSGGGGGAGSGYGDAYP, from the coding sequence ATGGTAGGCACAAAATTACTAGCTCTTGGTTGTGTTGTCCTGGTGAGCATTGGATTGGCCAATGCTGCAAGGGTGGCTCGGTACTCGAGTGCCTCTGGAGTAGGGACGGGAGGAGGAGAGGGTGGGGGGTCTCAGGGTGGTGCTGGCTCCGGTTCTGGGAGTGGAACTGGGTCGGGTGTGAGCTCTAGTAGTGGTACACATGCAAgcggtggaggaggtggtggaggtggcggtggtaGCGAATATGGTGGAGCGGGATCTGGTAGCGGGTCCGGCTCAGGCTCCGGTTCTAGTCAATATAGTCAAGGATCTTCCTATCCTTATGGTGGTGGCTATGGTGGATATACTAGTGCTGGTGGtgccggtggtggcggtggtggagggcAAGCTAGTGGTTATCATGGATCTAGTGCATATGGGGCTGGTAGTGGCACTGGTTCTGGCTCAGCTACAGCTACTAACAATTGGTATGGACAAGGTAATAATGCATATGCTGGTGGAAACGGTGGTGGTAATGGCGGTGGAACAAATGGTGGGAGTGGTGGAGGCGGGGGTGCTGGATCTGGATATGGCGATGCCTACCCATAG